DNA sequence from the Chloroherpetonaceae bacterium genome:
CACTAACCCGAAAACGGCTTTCGTGGTTACAAAATCAAACGAACAATGAGCGCAATTTTAGGTCGGAAAATCGGAATGACAAGCCTTTATGACGCAAAAGGCAAAGTCATTCCTTGTACAGTGATTGAGGCAGGACCGTGCTATGTCTCACAAGTGAAGACTGTTGAAAACGATGGTTATGCGGCGTATCAAATGGCCTTTGATGAAAAGAAAGAATCACGCACGCCAAAGCCGCAGTTAGGACACTTCAAGAAAGCAGGTGTGCCGCCAGCCTATTTCGTGAAGGAATTTCGTGCAGAGGTAATGGGGCGTGAGCTGAAGGTAGGCGAGGTGGTAAAGGCTGATATTTTCAAGGAAGGAGATGTGGTCGATGTGATTGGCACCTCGAAAGGCAAGGGTTTTCAAGGTGTGGTGAAGCGTCATCATTTTGGTGGCGGCTGTCGCACGCACGGTCAATCAGACCGCTGGCGCGCACCTGGTTCAATGGGCGGCTCATCGTTCCCATCACGCTCCTTTAAAGGAATGCGAATGGCAGGTCGAATGGGTGGTGAGACCGTAACAGTCAAAAACCTCAAGGTGGTTAAAGTGCTCGCCGATTCAAACTTGCTGGTCGTCAAGGGAGCTGTGCCGGGCAAAAACGGCGGTTATGTGCAAGTGGTAACTGCAAAAGGATAAGGCTTATGCAGGTCAAAGTTTTAACCAAGACAGGTCAAGAAAGCGGCGAAGTTATTGAACTGAGCCCAAACATCTTTGAAATTGAGCCAAACGACCACGCCATCTATATGGATGTGCGCTCGATTATGGCTAATCAACGTCAGGGCACGCACAAGGTCAAAACGCGTGGTGAAGTGCGTGGCGGGGGCAAAAAGCCTTATCGCCAGAAAGGCACGGGAATGGCACGGCGCGGTTCACAAC
Encoded proteins:
- the rplC gene encoding 50S ribosomal protein L3 translates to MSAILGRKIGMTSLYDAKGKVIPCTVIEAGPCYVSQVKTVENDGYAAYQMAFDEKKESRTPKPQLGHFKKAGVPPAYFVKEFRAEVMGRELKVGEVVKADIFKEGDVVDVIGTSKGKGFQGVVKRHHFGGGCRTHGQSDRWRAPGSMGGSSFPSRSFKGMRMAGRMGGETVTVKNLKVVKVLADSNLLVVKGAVPGKNGGYVQVVTAKG